The following are from one region of the Chiloscyllium punctatum isolate Juve2018m chromosome 24, sChiPun1.3, whole genome shotgun sequence genome:
- the dohh gene encoding deoxyhypusine hydroxylase, protein MRDDEAVESIGRILVDVSRPLKERFRALFTLRNLGGPLAIEWISRGFGDESALLKHELAYCLGQMQDQRAIPILTRVLQDRSEEPMVRHEAGEALGAIGKPEVLETLRYYSHDPVIEVSETCQLAVKRIEWLQNNKDQNESQYCSIDPAPPALEKDTKKLREALLDESLPLFDRYRAMFALRNIGSKEAVLALGDGLQCGSALFRHEIGYVFGQMQHDASIPQLITALKKLDENPMVRHECAEALGSIAKEPCVEILKEYLHDEERVVKESCEVALDMLEYENSPEFQYADTLIKLQKTESGNGTLP, encoded by the exons ATGCGGGACGACGAGGCGGTGGAGTCGATCGGGCGCATCTTGGTGGATGTGTCGAGGCCGCTGAAAGAGCGTTTCCGTGCGCTTTTCACCCTCCGGAACCTGGGCGGCCCGCTGGCTATCGAGTGGATCTCCAGGGGCTTCGGGGACGAGTCGGCGCTGCTGAAGCACGAGTTGGCCTACTGCCTGGGCCAGATGCAGGACCAGCGAGCTATCCCCATCCTGACCCGGGTGCTACAGGACCGCAGCGAGGAGCCTATGGTCAGACACGAAGCAG GTGAAGCATTGGGAGCTATTGGAAAACCAGAGGTCCTTGAAACATTGAGGTATTACTCACATGATCCAGTAATAGAA GTTTCTGAAACTTGCCAGCTGGCAGTTAAACGAATTGAATGGCTTCAGAACAACAAAGACCAGAATGAAAGCCAATACTGTTCAATTGATCCTGCTCCCCCAGCTCTGGAGAAAGATACGAAGAAATTAAGAGAAGCTCTCCTAGATGAATCCTTGCCCTTGTTCGACAGATACAGAGCAATGTTTGCCCTGCGGAATATTGGAAGTAAAGAAGCAGTCTTGGCATTAGGAGATG GTTTGCAGTGTGGAAGTGCCTTGTTTCGTCACGAAATTGGCTATGTCTTTGGCCAAATGCAGCATGATGCCAGTATTCCACAACTTATAACTGCATTGAAAAAACTGGATGAAAATCCCATGGTCCGTCACGAGTGCGCAGAAGCTTTAGGATCAATTGCCAAAGAACCATGTGTGGAAATATTGAAAGAATATCTACATGATGAAGAACGTGTTGTGAAGGAGAGTTGTGAGGTAGCACTGGACATGCTTGAATACGAAAATAGTCCAGAGTTTCAGTATGCAGATACGTTAATTAAATTGCAAAAAACGGAGTCTGGGAATGGGACATTGCCTTAA
- the LOC140494643 gene encoding uncharacterized protein, with translation MAEETVVPMMFLFLFLLMKRRAEFEGASIERRNDAQRRLRLRQYFQQRQRKMILMVMARGGCRCNCRTRIWCKPRTSDWWERVVMKDFQPNDWLENFRMSKETFFHICNKLKPMVSRRNTHLRPALPLEKRVAVAFWRLATNVEYRIISHLFGIGRSTVCKCVREVCHAIVSLLKPLYLKMPANQEYETIAQMFGRKWDFPQCVGAIDSCHIPIIAPPQYHKDYLNKQGWHSVVLQGVVDDSGKFWDVCTGFSGSSLDTKNLRNSALWRMATEGRLFPDCSRDILRTPVKYLLIGSSSYPLQEWLLKPYSETAKLTQHQLVFNYRLSQAHTVIDEAFGRLRARWQCLLKRNDCSLELIPTMITACCILHNICEKHNDSFNNDWRGVLGQEEFPQPKQVMSDNTVDRQAEEIRQVLSTYFISQGES, from the exons ATGGCGGAGGAGACGGTGGTGCCCATGATGTTTTTATTCCTCTTTCTGTTAATGAAACGCCGCGCTGAGTTTGAGGGTGCGAGCATCGAGAGGAGGAACGACGCACAGAGGAGGCTGAGGCTGAGGCAGTATTTCCAACAGCGGCAGAGGAAGATGATTTTG ATGGTGATGGCACGCGGAGGTTGTAGGTGTAACTGTCGTACAAGAATCTGGTGTAAGCCAAGAACTTCAGACTGGTGGGAACGTGTGGTTATGAAGGACTTTCAGCCAAATGATTGGCTGGAAAATTTCAGAATGTCTAAGGAAACATTTTTTCATATTTGTAATAAGCTGAAACCCATGGTTTCTCGACGAAACACTCACCTTCGTCCTGCACTCCCCTTGGAAAAGAGAGTTGCAGTAGCATTTTGGCGACTTGCTACTAATGTAGAATATAGAATTATTAGTCATTTGTTTGGGATAGGTCGATCAACTGTCTGTAAATGCGTAAGAGAGGTTTGTCATGCTATTGTGTCTCTCTTAAAGCCTCTGTATCTCAAAATGCCCGCTAATCAAGAATATGAAACAATAGCTCAGATGTTTGGTCGAAAATGGGACTTTCCCCAATGTGTAGGTGCCATTGATAGTTGCCATATACCTATCATTGCCCCTCCACAGTATCACAAAGATTACCTAAACAAACAGGGGTGGCATTCAGTTGTGTTACAAGGTGTAGTTGATGACAGTGGGAAATTCTGGGATGTATGTACTGGATTTTCTGGGAGTTCTCTTGATACAAAAAATCTGAGGAATTCTGCTCTATGGAGAATGGCTACTGAAGGAAGGCTGTTCCCTGACTGCTCAAGAGATATTCTGAGAACGCCAGTGAAATACCTACTGATAGGCAGTTCTTCATATCCACTACAGGAGTGGCTCCTGAAGCCGTATTCTGAAACAGCAAAACTAACACAGCATCAACTTGTGTTTAACTACAGGTTAAGCCAAGCTCACACTGTGATAGACGAAGCATTTGGACGACTCAGAGCTCGTTGGCAATGTCTTCTCAAGAGGAATGACTGTAGCCTTGAACTTATTCCAACAATGATCACTGCCTGTTGCATTCTTCATAATATCTGTGAAAAGCATAATGATAGTTTTAATAATGACTGGAGGGGTGTTCTTGGGCAGGAGGAATTTCCTCAGCCAAAGCAAGTAATGTCAGATAATACAGTTGATAGGCAAGCCGAAGAAATTCGTCAGGTATTGTCTACATACTTTATAAGTCAAGGGGAGAGCTAA